The Streptomyces sp. HSG2 genome has a segment encoding these proteins:
- the panD gene encoding aspartate 1-decarboxylase: MFRTMIKSKIHRATVTQADLHYVGSVTIDADLLEAADLLPGELVHIVDITNGARLETYVIEGERGSGVVGINGAAAHLVHPGDLVIIISYVQVDDAEARSLRPRVVHVDRDNRIAALGSDPSEPVPGSDQQRAPRSAAG, from the coding sequence ATGTTTCGTACGATGATCAAGTCCAAGATCCACCGTGCCACCGTGACCCAGGCCGACCTGCACTACGTCGGGTCGGTGACCATCGACGCCGATCTGCTGGAGGCAGCCGATCTCCTGCCCGGTGAGCTGGTCCACATCGTCGACATCACCAACGGTGCTCGCTTGGAGACCTACGTCATCGAGGGTGAGCGGGGCTCCGGCGTGGTCGGGATCAACGGTGCCGCCGCACACCTCGTGCACCCCGGCGACCTCGTGATCATCATCAGCTACGTCCAGGTCGACGACGCCGAGGCGAGGTCGCTTCGACCTCGTGTCGTGCACGTGGACCGGGACAACCGGATCGCCGCCCTGGGGTCGGACCCGTCGGAGCCGGTGCCGGGGTCGGACCAGCAGCGTGCCCCGCGATCCGCGGCGGGCTGA
- a CDS encoding transposase, translating into MSGKSNMSKRYTAEFKRDAISLVRSSPHRNVTEIARELGVSPQGLRGWVKQARIDRGEGPTGALTSDERDELRRLCRELAEVRKANACVPQLSGVLGGAAGHRCRSDGCV; encoded by the coding sequence TTGAGTGGCAAGAGCAACATGAGCAAGCGGTACACGGCCGAGTTCAAGCGCGACGCGATCTCGCTCGTACGTTCATCGCCGCATCGGAACGTCACCGAGATCGCCCGGGAACTGGGGGTCAGCCCCCAAGGGCTCCGCGGCTGGGTGAAGCAGGCGCGGATCGACCGGGGCGAGGGGCCCACGGGCGCGCTGACCAGCGATGAGCGTGACGAGCTTCGGCGCCTGTGCCGTGAGCTGGCCGAGGTCAGGAAGGCGAACGCCTGCGTTCCACAGTTGAGCGGGGTTCTCGGGGGTGCGGCAGGGCATCGGTGCAGGTCAGACGGTTGCGTCTAG